A genomic segment from Lutibacter sp. A80 encodes:
- a CDS encoding co-chaperone YbbN, which produces MTKFGELISSEIPVLIDFYTEWEEDSDNLHSVLRDVAAALGDKAKVIKIDIEKNEILANALRIKGNPTFIIYKDGEMKWRQSGDQDANSLITLVQQYI; this is translated from the coding sequence ATGACAAAATTTGGAGAATTAATAAGTTCTGAGATCCCTGTTTTAATAGATTTTTATACAGAATGGGAAGAAGACTCTGATAATTTGCATTCTGTATTACGAGATGTTGCAGCTGCACTTGGCGATAAAGCTAAAGTGATAAAAATTGATATTGAAAAAAATGAAATTTTAGCAAATGCATTAAGAATTAAAGGAAATCCAACTTTTATTATTTATAAAGATGGAGAAATGAAATGGAGACAATCTGGAGACCAAGATGCAAATTCACTAATTACTTTAGTGCAACAGTATATTTAG
- a CDS encoding AraC family transcriptional regulator, which yields MKVLPFTIPKPKNVTMYIEHYKGENYYEKLHQHKEIQISLVIAGEGTFAIGDCVGSFKKNDIFVLGENLPHVFKRDAAFEQETEMVTLFFAKNCFGEDFFDLPEFECFNDFFDDAVLGYKVLSNKKDISHIFSKIKSFSKYQQFINFLEVLRLISGAEKRKLSSLINLKKYAGNEGKRMSDIFQYTMENFHKEISLHDVADIANMTPNAFCRYFKQRTTKTFVNFLIDIRIGNACKLLTKKNDLSITEISYKSGFNNLANFNRKFKFIKGVTPSEYRKKSNY from the coding sequence ATGAAAGTTTTACCTTTTACAATTCCAAAACCAAAAAATGTAACAATGTATATTGAGCATTATAAAGGTGAAAATTACTATGAGAAATTACATCAACATAAAGAGATTCAAATTAGTTTAGTTATTGCGGGTGAAGGAACCTTTGCAATTGGTGATTGTGTAGGGAGTTTTAAAAAAAACGATATCTTTGTTTTAGGTGAAAATTTACCACATGTTTTTAAGCGTGATGCCGCTTTTGAACAAGAAACAGAAATGGTGACTTTATTTTTTGCAAAAAATTGTTTTGGAGAAGACTTTTTTGATCTGCCAGAATTTGAATGTTTTAACGATTTTTTTGATGATGCTGTTTTAGGGTATAAGGTTCTGTCAAATAAAAAGGATATTTCCCATATTTTTTCTAAAATTAAATCATTTTCAAAATATCAACAATTTATTAATTTTTTAGAAGTTTTACGCTTAATTTCCGGTGCTGAAAAACGCAAATTATCTTCTTTAATAAATTTAAAAAAATATGCTGGAAATGAAGGGAAAAGAATGAGTGATATTTTTCAATATACAATGGAAAATTTTCATAAAGAAATAAGTTTGCACGATGTTGCAGATATTGCAAATATGACTCCTAATGCATTTTGTAGGTATTTTAAGCAGCGAACCACCAAAACTTTTGTTAACTTTTTAATTGATATTAGAATAGGAAATGCGTGTAAATTATTAACTAAAAAAAACGATTTAAGCATTACTGAAATTTCTTATAAATCGGGTTTTAATAATTTAGCAAATTTTAATAGAAAGTTTAAATTTATAAAAGGTGTAACTCCATCGGAATATAGAAAAAAAAGTAATTATTAA
- a CDS encoding MmcQ/YjbR family DNA-binding protein — protein MNIEQFRAYCLSKKHVTESFPFDDVTLVFKVAGKLFALTGLNNKPATANLKCDPEKAIQLREEYSDIIEGYHMNKKHWNTVTIEGNLPTKLIEELVNNSYNLVVKGLTKKRQKELGFI, from the coding sequence ATGAATATTGAACAATTTAGAGCTTATTGTTTGTCAAAAAAACATGTTACCGAAAGCTTCCCTTTTGATGATGTAACCTTGGTTTTTAAAGTAGCTGGTAAATTATTTGCTTTAACTGGTTTAAACAATAAACCCGCCACAGCAAATTTAAAATGTGATCCGGAAAAGGCAATACAACTACGCGAAGAATATTCCGATATTATTGAAGGATATCATATGAATAAGAAACATTGGAACACAGTAACTATTGAAGGTAATTTACCCACCAAGCTTATTGAAGAATTGGTAAATAATTCTTACAATTTAGTTGTAAAAGGGCTTACAAAAAAACGCCAAAAAGAATTGGGTTTTATTTAA
- a CDS encoding DUF4230 domain-containing protein: protein MELLTGILLGAIASYWGFSFFNRKKGVNQVEKQSVVLIEKIKSVCKLISVEGDFAEIYHFEDTKNRFLNLFTSRKKAVLLINAKAHIGFDLSQIKLDANNDSKEIVLTHFPEPKILSVETDVKYYDKKDGIFNKFDASDLTDLQKEAKQFIVAKIPETGLLNSAKKEALDTILMIEKMLETSGWKLNYSQLVLPNGELKELNK, encoded by the coding sequence ATGGAATTATTAACTGGAATTTTATTAGGTGCAATAGCATCATATTGGGGATTTTCTTTTTTCAATAGAAAAAAAGGAGTAAATCAAGTAGAAAAGCAATCAGTAGTTTTAATTGAAAAAATAAAAAGCGTTTGTAAATTAATTTCTGTTGAAGGAGATTTTGCTGAAATTTATCATTTTGAAGACACCAAAAATCGTTTTTTAAACTTATTTACAAGCAGAAAAAAAGCTGTTTTATTAATAAACGCAAAAGCACATATAGGTTTCGATTTATCTCAAATTAAGTTAGATGCCAATAATGATTCTAAAGAAATAGTATTAACTCATTTTCCAGAACCAAAAATACTATCCGTTGAAACCGATGTAAAATATTACGATAAAAAAGATGGTATTTTTAATAAATTTGATGCCTCAGATTTAACTGACCTTCAAAAAGAAGCAAAACAATTTATTGTGGCTAAAATACCTGAAACTGGATTGTTAAATTCTGCAAAAAAAGAAGCTTTAGATACCATTTTAATGATTGAAAAAATGTTAGAAACTTCTGGTTGGAAACTAAACTACTCTCAACTGGTATTACCTAACGGAGAACTTAAAGAGTTAAATAAATAA
- the hemW gene encoding radical SAM family heme chaperone HemW: MAGIYIHIPFCKQACYYCDFHFSTSIKRKEEMLLAIINELQMRKNEFENELIETIYFGGGTPSLLTTKEITAIFEVIYSNYKVITNPEITLEANPDDLSESTIKALANSPINRLSIGIQSFFDDDLKFMNRAHTAEESKKCLTTAISYFKNITIDLIYGVPNMSNKKWNENLKTAFDFGVSHISSYALTVEKNTALDNFIKKGKVPAVNEQQALEHFNILVSETEKQGFVHYEISNFGKPNYFSKHNTSYWLGKKYLGFGPSAHSFNGKQRAWNVSNNAKYIKAINNNILPLEIETLSINNRFNEYIMTGLRTIWGIDLHKINNDFGELYLNELIKNSEQFIKKGLLKITLEKKLTTTQKGKFLADGIASDLFKV; the protein is encoded by the coding sequence TTGGCAGGAATATATATTCACATCCCCTTTTGTAAACAAGCTTGTTATTATTGCGATTTTCATTTTTCAACTTCAATAAAAAGAAAAGAAGAAATGTTATTAGCTATTATAAATGAATTACAAATGCGTAAAAATGAGTTTGAAAATGAGCTAATTGAAACCATTTATTTTGGAGGTGGTACACCATCGCTGTTAACCACCAAAGAAATTACCGCTATTTTTGAAGTTATCTATAGCAATTATAAGGTAATTACAAATCCAGAAATTACCTTAGAGGCAAATCCTGACGATTTATCTGAAAGCACTATTAAAGCCTTAGCAAATTCACCTATAAACAGGCTAAGCATTGGAATTCAATCTTTTTTTGATGACGATTTAAAATTTATGAACCGTGCACATACAGCCGAAGAATCCAAAAAATGTTTAACCACAGCCATCAGTTATTTTAAAAATATAACCATCGATTTAATTTATGGCGTACCCAATATGAGTAACAAAAAATGGAATGAAAATTTAAAAACAGCTTTTGATTTTGGAGTTTCTCATATTTCGAGCTATGCACTCACGGTAGAAAAAAACACAGCTTTAGATAATTTTATTAAAAAAGGAAAAGTTCCTGCAGTAAACGAGCAACAAGCTTTAGAACATTTTAATATTTTAGTTTCCGAAACTGAAAAACAAGGATTTGTACATTATGAAATTTCTAATTTTGGAAAACCTAACTACTTTTCAAAACATAACACTTCTTATTGGCTTGGAAAAAAATACTTAGGTTTTGGTCCTTCGGCACATTCTTTTAACGGAAAACAACGTGCTTGGAATGTTTCAAATAATGCAAAATACATAAAGGCCATTAATAACAATATACTTCCGCTAGAAATTGAAACCCTTTCAATTAATAATAGATTTAATGAATATATTATGACTGGCCTAAGAACCATTTGGGGTATTGACCTGCATAAAATTAATAACGATTTTGGAGAACTTTATTTAAATGAATTAATTAAAAATTCAGAACAATTTATAAAAAAAGGCTTGCTAAAAATTACTTTAGAAAAAAAATTAACAACTACACAAAAAGGCAAATTTTTAGCCGATGGAATTGCAAGCGATTTATTTAAAGTTTAA
- a CDS encoding putative quinol monooxygenase: MYTYIVSFKVKDGEGITFVELQKFEELTEAKPAGLDHFHIFKDRNEENRYFLVEYWTSKEDRIRMENSKEHYSFKEHRKLIIDKKYETYECDVIV; the protein is encoded by the coding sequence ATGTATACCTATATAGTTTCATTTAAAGTTAAAGATGGTGAGGGAATTACTTTTGTTGAATTGCAGAAATTTGAAGAATTGACAGAAGCTAAACCAGCCGGATTGGATCATTTTCATATTTTTAAAGATAGAAATGAAGAAAATCGATATTTTTTAGTTGAATATTGGACTTCTAAAGAAGATCGTATAAGGATGGAAAATTCTAAAGAACATTATTCATTTAAAGAACATAGAAAACTTATAATCGATAAAAAATACGAAACCTACGAATGTGATGTGATAGTATAA
- the ruvC gene encoding crossover junction endodeoxyribonuclease RuvC yields MSSEKIILGIDPGTTIMGFGLIKVVNKKMELMQLDELILKKYDDHYVKLKLIFERTIHLIETYHPDEIAIEAPFFGKNVQSMLKLGRAQGVAMAAGLTREVPITEYSPKKIKMAITGNGNASKEQVAKMLQSLLKIKTLPKNLDATDGLAAAVCHYYNSGKVTTGKNYTGWAAFVKQNQKRVKK; encoded by the coding sequence TTGAGCTCAGAAAAAATTATATTAGGAATTGATCCCGGAACAACTATTATGGGTTTTGGATTGATTAAGGTTGTAAATAAAAAAATGGAATTAATGCAGTTAGACGAACTGATATTAAAAAAATACGACGACCATTATGTAAAACTAAAATTAATTTTTGAACGAACCATACATTTAATAGAAACGTACCACCCCGATGAAATTGCTATAGAAGCACCATTTTTTGGTAAAAATGTACAATCCATGTTAAAATTAGGAAGAGCACAGGGTGTTGCTATGGCTGCAGGATTAACTCGAGAAGTTCCAATAACAGAATATTCTCCAAAAAAAATAAAAATGGCCATTACTGGTAATGGTAATGCAAGTAAAGAACAAGTAGCTAAAATGCTACAAAGTCTATTAAAAATTAAAACATTGCCTAAAAATTTAGATGCAACAGACGGATTAGCAGCAGCAGTTTGTCATTATTACAACAGTGGTAAAGTTACCACAGGTAAAAATTACACTGGCTGGGCAGCTTTTGTAAAACAAAACCAAAAAAGAGTAAAAAAGTAA
- the mnmD gene encoding tRNA (5-methylaminomethyl-2-thiouridine)(34)-methyltransferase MnmD → MKREIITTSDGSSTIHLPEWNEQYHSKHGAIQEAKHVFIKNGLSLFSNKKISILEIGFGTGLNSFITFLEAQKFNLEVNYIGIEAYPVAAEEIDKLNYVSELSATDFKDIFNLMHKQEWEIKNNLTPSFTLTKRKQFFNEIKDINSFDLIYFDAFGARVQPELWTESIFKTMFNALKNDGVLVTYSAKGSVRRAMQSVGFIVERLPGPPGKREMLRALKK, encoded by the coding sequence TTGAAAAGAGAAATAATTACTACATCTGATGGATCTTCAACCATCCATCTACCGGAATGGAATGAACAATACCATTCTAAACACGGTGCAATACAAGAAGCTAAACACGTTTTTATTAAAAATGGATTATCTCTATTTTCTAATAAAAAAATTTCTATATTAGAAATAGGTTTTGGTACTGGCTTAAATAGTTTTATAACTTTTTTAGAAGCCCAAAAATTTAATTTAGAAGTAAATTATATTGGTATTGAAGCCTACCCTGTGGCTGCTGAAGAAATTGATAAGTTAAATTATGTTTCAGAATTAAGCGCAACAGATTTTAAAGACATTTTTAATCTAATGCACAAACAGGAATGGGAAATTAAAAATAATTTAACGCCTAGTTTTACACTTACAAAAAGAAAGCAATTTTTTAATGAAATTAAAGACATTAACTCGTTCGATTTAATTTATTTTGATGCTTTTGGAGCAAGAGTGCAACCAGAACTATGGACAGAATCTATTTTTAAAACTATGTTTAATGCTTTAAAAAACGATGGAGTTTTAGTAACTTACAGCGCTAAAGGAAGTGTTAGAAGAGCAATGCAATCTGTTGGCTTTATTGTTGAAAGATTGCCCGGACCTCCAGGAAAAAGAGAAATGTTAAGAGCTTTAAAAAAATAA
- a CDS encoding DUF4920 domain-containing protein — MVKNVILVVIGLFMVVSCKNEKAKNNEKATEVEEIAYISFGDKITDDNVITKEQMAEKYKDLKEGDTVNVKFASKINEVCKAKGCWMNLDLGEETTAFVKFKDYGFFMPLNADGREVIVNGKAFVKTTPIEELRHFAEDAGKSEEEIAAITEPKYTLSFEADGVLMKK, encoded by the coding sequence ATGGTAAAAAATGTAATATTAGTAGTTATAGGCTTATTTATGGTAGTTTCTTGTAAAAATGAAAAAGCAAAAAACAATGAGAAAGCCACTGAAGTAGAGGAAATTGCATACATTTCTTTTGGTGATAAAATAACAGATGACAATGTTATTACAAAAGAACAAATGGCTGAAAAATATAAAGACTTAAAAGAAGGAGATACTGTTAATGTAAAATTCGCTTCTAAAATTAACGAAGTTTGTAAAGCAAAAGGTTGCTGGATGAATTTAGATTTAGGAGAAGAAACAACTGCTTTTGTAAAATTTAAAGACTATGGCTTTTTTATGCCTTTAAATGCAGATGGAAGAGAAGTAATTGTAAATGGAAAAGCCTTTGTTAAAACTACCCCAATTGAAGAGCTTCGCCATTTTGCTGAAGATGCAGGCAAATCTGAAGAAGAAATTGCTGCAATAACAGAACCTAAATACACATTATCTTTTGAAGCAGATGGTGTTTTAATGAAAAAATAA
- a CDS encoding branched-chain amino acid aminotransferase, whose protein sequence is MALHIEKIKKSKISDVDFSNLKFGQIFTDHMFECDYEDGAWQTPKIRPYQAISFDPSAKVFHYGQAVFEGMKAYKDDDGDVWLFRPDQNQQRINKSAERLDMPAFPKEYFFEGLTELLKLDSDWVQKGADSSLYIRPFVIATENCVSASASTSYKFMIICSPVQAYYGGEVRVQIADKYSRSANGGVGFAKAAGNYAASFFPAKLAEKQGYQQVLWTDASSHEFLEEAGTMNVFFRVNDTLLTAPTSERILDGVTRKSIIQFAEDKGIKVEVRPIRVTEIISAAKSGELLEMFGAGTAAVISPILGFAHKDEKFELPKVENSYASFIKKSLTDIQRNLAEDKFGWRFKVQ, encoded by the coding sequence ATGGCTTTACATATAGAAAAAATAAAAAAATCTAAAATTTCTGATGTTGATTTTAGTAATTTAAAATTTGGTCAAATATTTACAGACCATATGTTTGAATGTGATTATGAAGATGGTGCTTGGCAAACTCCTAAAATTAGACCTTACCAAGCTATTTCATTTGATCCTTCTGCAAAAGTCTTTCATTATGGTCAGGCTGTTTTTGAAGGAATGAAAGCTTATAAAGATGATGATGGTGATGTTTGGTTATTTAGACCAGATCAAAACCAACAACGTATTAACAAATCTGCAGAGCGTTTAGATATGCCTGCTTTTCCAAAAGAGTATTTTTTCGAAGGTTTAACAGAATTGTTAAAGTTAGATAGTGATTGGGTTCAAAAAGGGGCAGATAGTTCATTATATATTAGGCCTTTTGTTATAGCTACAGAAAATTGTGTTTCTGCATCAGCTTCTACAAGTTATAAATTTATGATTATTTGTTCTCCAGTACAAGCATATTATGGAGGTGAAGTTAGAGTTCAAATAGCAGATAAATACAGTAGATCTGCAAATGGTGGTGTAGGTTTTGCAAAAGCAGCAGGTAATTATGCCGCATCGTTTTTTCCAGCTAAATTAGCTGAAAAACAAGGATATCAGCAAGTTTTATGGACAGATGCTTCTAGTCACGAATTTTTAGAGGAAGCTGGTACTATGAATGTGTTTTTTAGAGTAAATGATACATTATTAACAGCACCTACAAGCGAAAGAATATTAGATGGTGTAACTCGTAAAAGTATAATTCAGTTTGCAGAAGATAAAGGAATAAAAGTAGAGGTGCGACCTATTAGGGTAACAGAAATAATTTCGGCAGCTAAAAGTGGTGAATTATTAGAAATGTTTGGGGCAGGAACAGCAGCTGTAATTAGTCCTATTTTAGGTTTTGCTCATAAAGATGAGAAATTTGAATTACCAAAAGTAGAAAATAGCTATGCTTCATTTATAAAAAAGAGTTTAACAGATATTCAAAGAAACCTTGCAGAAGATAAATTTGGATGGAGATTTAAAGTTCAGTAA
- the nadA gene encoding quinolinate synthase NadA — MATLEKAKQNIEEIGFLDVDIPKSIDFVKEIKKLRKKKNAIILAHYYQEDAIQDIADFVGDSLALAQEAAKTEADIIVFAGVHFMAETAKILNPTKKVLLPDLKAGCSLADSCPPADFAAFKKQHPDHLVVSYVNTSAEIKALTDIVCTSSNAEKIINSIPKDQPIIFAPDRNLGSWLIKKTGRDMLLWDGACMVHEAFSIDKILNLYAENPGAEIIAHPESEAHLLKVAKYVGSTSGLLNYVKNSKAKTFIVATEVGILHKMRQESPDKILIPAPVEDDSCNCSECFYMKMNTMKKLYLCLKHELPHVEVDSELSEKALVSIERMLELSK; from the coding sequence ATGGCTACATTAGAAAAAGCAAAACAAAACATAGAAGAAATAGGTTTTTTAGATGTTGATATACCAAAAAGCATCGATTTTGTAAAAGAAATAAAAAAACTAAGAAAAAAGAAAAATGCAATAATTTTAGCACATTATTACCAAGAAGATGCAATACAAGATATTGCTGATTTTGTTGGAGATAGTCTAGCGTTAGCTCAAGAAGCAGCAAAAACAGAAGCTGATATTATTGTTTTTGCAGGAGTGCATTTTATGGCAGAAACTGCAAAAATTTTAAATCCTACTAAAAAGGTTTTATTACCCGATTTAAAAGCAGGTTGCTCTCTAGCAGACTCTTGCCCTCCAGCTGATTTTGCAGCATTTAAAAAACAACATCCAGATCATTTAGTTGTTTCTTATGTAAATACTTCAGCAGAAATAAAAGCATTAACAGATATTGTTTGTACTTCATCAAATGCAGAAAAAATTATAAACTCTATTCCAAAAGACCAACCTATTATTTTTGCACCAGACAGAAATCTAGGGTCTTGGTTAATTAAAAAAACAGGTAGAGACATGTTACTTTGGGATGGTGCTTGTATGGTACACGAGGCATTTTCAATAGATAAAATTTTGAATTTATATGCCGAAAATCCAGGAGCTGAAATAATTGCACATCCAGAATCTGAAGCTCATTTATTAAAAGTGGCTAAATATGTTGGTTCTACTTCGGGCTTATTAAATTATGTAAAAAATAGTAAGGCTAAAACATTTATTGTTGCAACCGAAGTTGGTATTTTGCATAAAATGCGACAAGAATCACCAGATAAAATTTTAATTCCTGCACCTGTTGAAGATGATAGTTGTAATTGCAGTGAGTGTTTTTATATGAAGATGAATACTATGAAAAAATTGTATTTATGCTTAAAACACGAATTACCACACGTAGAAGTTGATTCGGAATTAAGTGAAAAAGCATTGGTTTCAATTGAACGTATGCTAGAACTTTCTAAATAA
- the nadB gene encoding L-aspartate oxidase: MNAEKKINKTDFLVIGSGIAGLSFALKAAEHFKDATITIITKYEKNECNTKYAQGGISTVWNKTVDSFDQHIEDTLIAGDGICDEAIVKMVVESAPDRLRELIDWGTKFDKTKEGNYSLGREGGHSQDRILHHKDITGAEIERALLAQVEKAENITFLKYHYAIDLITEHQVKKKHIKRKEKITCFGAYVLDEKKNIVKTFSAKATMLATGGNGQVYSTTTNPIVATGDGIAMAYRAKAEVSDVEFIQFHPTALYNPGEYPAFLISEAVRGEGAILRDYYGERFMKKYDDREELASRDIVARAIDNELKKSGAPHVYLDCTHIDYEAFKKHFPNITEKCLSLGVDIRKDYIPVSPAQHYICGGVNVNKKAKTSLKNLYASGEVTRTGLHGANRLASNSLLEGLVFSHNACENLKKRFHKIKEPKNVPIWNDSGIAKNMEKILITHDRNEVKTIMSNYVGIVRSNERLLRAEKRLRVLYEDNKRLYDQSELSTDLCELRNLITTAYLITQFSKNRKENRGGFYSADLIKKEL, translated from the coding sequence ATGAATGCCGAAAAAAAAATAAATAAAACCGATTTTTTAGTAATCGGTTCAGGTATTGCCGGCTTGTCTTTTGCTTTAAAAGCAGCAGAACACTTTAAAGATGCTACAATTACAATAATTACTAAGTACGAAAAAAATGAGTGTAATACTAAATACGCTCAAGGTGGTATTTCAACTGTTTGGAATAAAACGGTAGATTCTTTTGACCAACATATTGAAGATACCTTAATTGCAGGTGATGGAATTTGTGATGAAGCTATAGTTAAAATGGTTGTTGAAAGCGCTCCTGATCGGTTAAGAGAATTAATAGATTGGGGAACAAAATTTGACAAAACTAAAGAAGGAAATTATTCTTTGGGAAGAGAAGGAGGACATTCGCAAGATAGAATTTTACACCATAAGGATATAACAGGAGCAGAAATTGAACGTGCACTTCTTGCGCAAGTAGAAAAAGCTGAGAATATTACGTTTTTAAAGTACCATTATGCAATAGACTTAATAACTGAACATCAGGTTAAGAAAAAGCATATTAAGCGAAAAGAAAAAATAACCTGTTTTGGAGCCTATGTTTTAGATGAAAAAAAGAATATAGTTAAAACTTTTTCTGCAAAAGCAACAATGTTAGCAACTGGTGGTAATGGGCAAGTATATAGTACTACAACAAATCCTATTGTTGCAACGGGTGACGGAATTGCAATGGCATATAGAGCTAAAGCAGAAGTTTCTGATGTTGAATTTATTCAATTTCATCCAACAGCATTATACAATCCAGGAGAATACCCAGCTTTTTTAATTTCTGAAGCAGTAAGAGGTGAAGGAGCCATTTTAAGAGATTATTATGGTGAACGTTTTATGAAGAAGTATGATGATCGTGAAGAATTAGCATCTCGAGATATTGTGGCAAGAGCTATAGATAATGAACTTAAAAAAAGTGGAGCTCCGCATGTTTATTTAGATTGTACACATATAGATTATGAAGCTTTTAAGAAACATTTTCCAAATATTACAGAGAAATGTTTGAGTTTAGGTGTTGATATTAGAAAAGATTATATTCCTGTTTCACCCGCACAACATTATATTTGTGGAGGTGTAAATGTTAACAAAAAAGCTAAAACATCTCTTAAAAATTTATATGCCTCTGGAGAAGTAACAAGAACAGGTTTGCATGGAGCAAATAGGTTGGCTTCAAACTCTTTATTAGAAGGACTTGTATTTTCTCATAATGCATGTGAAAATTTAAAAAAACGATTCCATAAAATTAAAGAACCAAAAAATGTACCTATTTGGAATGACAGTGGAATTGCTAAAAACATGGAAAAAATATTAATTACGCATGATAGAAATGAAGTGAAAACTATTATGAGTAATTATGTTGGTATTGTTCGTTCAAATGAACGTTTGCTTAGGGCTGAAAAAAGGTTAAGAGTATTGTATGAAGATAATAAACGCTTGTATGATCAATCTGAGCTTTCAACAGATTTGTGTGAACTTAGAAATTTAATAACTACAGCATATTTAATTACACAGTTTTCTAAAAACAGAAAAGAAAACCGAGGAGGTTTTTATAGTGCAGATTTAATAAAAAAGGAGCTTTAA